A region from the Mesomycoplasma hyopneumoniae J genome encodes:
- a CDS encoding ATP-binding cassette domain-containing protein encodes MIKIQNLSKKFNNKIIFNSINLEIPSNKITFIVGKSGIGKTTLINLIAGFTKKDSGKISFFKNGNEIENPLVDVVFQDFNLIESLSIKNNILIANHILNRYVENHEIENEASAININSQKLNRLVKNLSGGEKQRAAFLRSSSRNADFILLDEPTGNLDQENSIALLDLLVKISQNKTVLVVSHNLELAKKYADQIIYVEKENIKSIENKDKPQKNLQKSTNNFLENSENKVYKKPSFYQKVKVALLLSLADFRSKITTLILVLVSFLAMIFGVVLFVNLNISAKNINFDNIVQYNLDTLNVSEKGLASLHINELEKLKKENPKIENIIPIYSDLQSFKFSYDDKKVSTGPIFPVDESDFFKNRFADIIKSQKFNNNFISNQDDVILPEKIINQLEISNPIGKKIKIFYSNHFEEVKIVGVIEEKNYDQPKFSLIHTNKLKTTYEKGYEESYKNFHQFEILPDNFYSLDFSDWRASGNTTIETPTISKSFYQNSSQANSINLTKGNLPRSFDEIAVSSNITNKIGKLIEINTTFNSYYIFKVVGIFDADKTTNNASEEPKNIVIFNSEIENFFNHVHPSEFLVFFNQENLYNNIQDFLDKYGKSGVKRYYFTSGGPDEVRQFFFASQFTLIMSIFASIIVLGITLLIFVSVYAVNLSNFKKKSIAVLKSLGGKTLEIFMYHWLNLIIISVFVFFVGIVLSILIVPEFYKIILNQNLFQPDYLQIIVIFLLTWLISFFSMSFIYLLISYKTYRKDVATLLR; translated from the coding sequence ATGATAAAAATTCAAAATTTATCAAAAAAATTTAACAATAAAATTATTTTTAATTCAATAAATCTTGAGATTCCATCAAATAAAATAACTTTTATTGTTGGAAAATCAGGGATTGGGAAAACCACCTTGATTAACTTAATTGCCGGTTTTACTAAAAAAGATAGTGGAAAAATTTCTTTTTTTAAAAATGGTAATGAAATTGAAAATCCTTTGGTCGATGTTGTTTTTCAAGATTTTAATTTGATAGAATCACTTTCAATTAAAAATAATATTTTAATTGCAAATCATATTCTAAATCGTTATGTTGAAAATCACGAAATTGAAAACGAAGCTAGTGCAATTAACATAAATAGTCAAAAATTAAATCGATTAGTTAAGAATTTATCAGGTGGTGAAAAGCAAAGAGCTGCATTTTTAAGAAGTTCATCAAGAAATGCCGACTTTATTTTGCTTGACGAGCCAACTGGGAACTTAGATCAAGAAAACTCAATTGCATTACTTGATTTGTTAGTTAAAATATCGCAAAATAAGACTGTTTTAGTGGTAAGTCATAATTTAGAGCTTGCAAAAAAATATGCCGATCAAATTATTTATGTAGAAAAAGAAAATATTAAATCAATAGAAAATAAAGACAAACCCCAAAAAAATCTTCAAAAATCTACGAATAATTTTTTAGAAAATTCTGAAAATAAAGTATATAAAAAACCGTCTTTTTACCAAAAAGTGAAAGTCGCGTTGCTTTTATCTCTTGCGGATTTTAGATCGAAAATTACTACTCTTATTCTTGTTTTGGTCTCATTTTTAGCAATGATTTTTGGGGTAGTTTTATTTGTTAACTTAAATATTTCTGCTAAAAATATTAATTTTGACAACATTGTTCAATATAATTTAGACACCTTAAACGTAAGCGAAAAGGGGCTTGCCTCCTTACATATTAATGAATTAGAAAAACTTAAAAAGGAAAACCCAAAAATAGAGAATATAATACCAATATATTCTGATTTACAATCATTTAAATTTAGTTATGATGATAAAAAAGTTTCAACAGGCCCAATTTTCCCTGTTGATGAGTCAGATTTTTTTAAAAATAGATTTGCTGACATTATTAAAAGCCAAAAATTTAATAATAATTTTATATCTAATCAAGACGATGTTATTTTACCTGAGAAAATTATTAATCAACTTGAAATCTCAAACCCAATAGGAAAAAAAATAAAAATTTTTTATTCTAACCATTTTGAAGAAGTAAAAATTGTTGGAGTAATTGAAGAAAAAAATTATGATCAGCCTAAGTTCTCTTTAATTCATACAAATAAATTAAAGACAACATATGAAAAGGGATATGAAGAATCATACAAAAATTTTCATCAATTCGAAATTTTACCAGATAATTTTTATTCTCTTGACTTTAGTGATTGAAGGGCAAGTGGTAATACGACAATTGAAACTCCGACTATTAGCAAATCTTTTTATCAAAATTCAAGCCAGGCAAATTCAATAAATTTAACTAAAGGTAATTTACCTCGGTCATTTGATGAAATTGCAGTTAGCTCTAATATTACTAATAAAATTGGAAAATTAATAGAAATTAATACTACTTTTAATAGTTATTATATTTTTAAAGTTGTTGGTATTTTTGATGCTGATAAAACTACTAATAATGCTTCAGAAGAACCAAAGAATATAGTAATTTTTAATAGTGAAATTGAAAATTTTTTCAACCATGTACATCCTAGTGAATTTTTAGTCTTTTTTAATCAAGAAAATCTTTATAATAACATTCAGGATTTTTTAGATAAATATGGTAAATCTGGTGTCAAACGTTATTATTTCACCTCTGGCGGACCTGATGAAGTAAGGCAGTTTTTCTTTGCCTCCCAATTTACCTTAATTATGTCTATTTTTGCATCGATTATTGTTCTTGGTATTACTTTATTGATTTTTGTTAGTGTTTATGCTGTAAATCTTTCTAATTTTAAGAAAAAATCGATAGCAGTTTTAAAATCACTAGGCGGCAAAACGCTAGAAATTTTCATGTACCATTGATTAAATTTAATAATTATTAGTGTTTTTGTATTTTTTGTAGGTATTGTTTTATCAATTTTGATTGTCCCGGAATTTTACAAAATAATTCTAAATCAAAACTTATTTCAGCCCGATTATTTACAAATTATCGTAATTTTTCTTTTGACTTGGTTAATTAGTTTTTTTTCTATGTCATTTATTTACCTATTAATTTCTTATAAAACATATCGAAAAGATGTCGCAACTTTATTAAGGTAA